In a single window of the Motilibacter aurantiacus genome:
- a CDS encoding DUF1206 domain-containing protein, with the protein MGNVGSTVTNPRLRGAGRQAAGSARAAADSVWVERLARVGLAGRGLVWALIGVLAVRIALGERSGQADQEGAFATLAQNGAGKALLWLVAAGFVGYAVWQATEAGWGHRDAGSDRSRAFGRLESAAQAVLYAGLAVLAARTALGSGGGQGSESVTARLLGTTGGRPLVVAAGLVVIGIAVALTWKGLSTSFEERLDVGRVPPAAREPVRRLGQAGYVSRGVVLALVGALVIGAAATFDPDKARGLDAALTELAGQPYGRYLLLLAAAGLLCFGAYSFVEARYRRL; encoded by the coding sequence ATGGGCAACGTCGGCAGTACCGTCACCAACCCCCGCCTGCGCGGCGCCGGCCGCCAGGCCGCGGGATCGGCCCGCGCGGCCGCCGACAGCGTCTGGGTCGAGCGGCTCGCCCGCGTCGGCCTGGCCGGCCGGGGGCTGGTGTGGGCGCTCATCGGAGTGCTCGCCGTGCGCATCGCGCTGGGGGAGCGCTCGGGGCAGGCCGACCAGGAGGGGGCCTTCGCCACGCTCGCGCAGAACGGCGCCGGCAAGGCGCTGCTCTGGCTGGTCGCCGCCGGGTTCGTCGGCTACGCGGTCTGGCAGGCGACCGAGGCGGGGTGGGGCCACCGGGACGCCGGCTCCGACCGCTCACGGGCGTTCGGCAGGCTGGAGTCGGCGGCGCAGGCCGTGCTCTACGCGGGGCTCGCCGTCCTGGCGGCCCGCACCGCCCTGGGCAGCGGCGGCGGACAGGGCAGCGAGAGCGTCACGGCGCGACTGCTCGGCACGACCGGCGGCAGGCCGCTCGTCGTGGCCGCCGGGCTCGTGGTGATCGGCATCGCCGTCGCGCTGACCTGGAAGGGGCTCTCGACCTCCTTCGAGGAGCGGCTGGACGTCGGCCGCGTCCCGCCGGCGGCACGTGAGCCGGTCCGCCGGCTGGGGCAGGCGGGCTACGTCTCCCGCGGCGTGGTCCTCGCGCTGGTCGGCGCGCTCGTCATCGGGGCGGCGGCCACCTTCGACCCGGACAAGGCGCGCGGCCTCGACGCCGCCCTGACCGAGCTGGCCGGCCAGCCGTACGGCCGCTACCTCCTGCTGCTCGCGGCCGCCGGGCTGCTGTGCTTCGGGGCGTACTCCTTCGTCGAGGCGCGCTACCGCCGGCTGTGA
- a CDS encoding AI-2E family transporter, with translation MSSSSRTRLQLDLATAVRVVAAGAGTLAVLLALDRARHVVAWALTAAAVAFLLDGPVRLLGRVMRRGLAVAVVTVTTLASIALVTYEVGNTVVLQYRRLQDAAPRAAADLLADWGVRDREQADELVDRVRLLIDEAPTRLLGAPREVAEGTLSRLAIFAVVATLAVFMLGSGRRALGRLAKAVAAATGDRLSTTQAGRGLVHGAATARRAVLHAAVAGLAVAGLGAAVDVPGAQPIGLWVAMWRLLPFLGLVVAYVPSLALLWLTVPREQALLVAASVLVVELAMAYLVHRRARRERPPVRLVSSLALLGGFEMYGVVGAVVSFVLAHVAAGVVRELLAEEAGDTGDGGEAEDPDGAGDPHDAGDPDDAAGSGPSTGGPGRDTPVASRGPAGNTAGAP, from the coding sequence ATGAGCTCGAGCTCGCGTACCCGGCTCCAGCTCGACCTGGCCACCGCGGTGCGGGTCGTCGCGGCCGGCGCCGGCACCCTGGCGGTCCTCCTCGCGCTCGACCGGGCACGTCACGTCGTCGCCTGGGCCCTCACCGCGGCGGCGGTCGCCTTCCTGCTCGACGGCCCCGTCCGGCTCCTGGGACGCGTGATGCGGCGCGGCCTGGCGGTCGCCGTCGTGACGGTCACGACGCTGGCCTCGATCGCCCTCGTGACGTACGAGGTCGGCAACACCGTCGTCCTGCAGTACCGCCGGCTGCAGGACGCCGCCCCCCGGGCTGCGGCCGACCTGCTCGCGGACTGGGGGGTGCGGGACCGCGAGCAGGCCGACGAGCTGGTCGACCGCGTACGCCTGCTGATCGACGAGGCGCCCACCCGGCTGCTGGGCGCCCCGCGCGAGGTGGCCGAGGGGACGCTGTCCCGGCTGGCGATCTTCGCCGTCGTGGCGACGCTCGCCGTGTTCATGCTCGGCAGCGGCCGCCGCGCGCTGGGCCGGCTGGCCAAGGCGGTCGCCGCCGCGACGGGGGACCGGCTCTCGACCACGCAGGCCGGGCGCGGGCTCGTCCACGGCGCCGCCACCGCCCGGCGGGCCGTCCTGCACGCGGCGGTCGCCGGGCTCGCCGTCGCCGGGCTCGGAGCGGCCGTCGACGTCCCGGGGGCCCAGCCCATCGGCCTGTGGGTGGCCATGTGGCGGCTGCTGCCGTTCCTCGGCCTCGTGGTCGCATACGTGCCGTCCCTCGCCCTGCTCTGGCTGACGGTCCCGCGCGAGCAGGCTCTGCTGGTGGCGGCCTCCGTCCTCGTGGTGGAGCTGGCCATGGCCTACCTCGTCCATCGGCGCGCCCGGCGCGAGCGCCCGCCCGTGCGGCTCGTCTCCTCGCTGGCCCTGCTCGGGGGCTTCGAGATGTACGGCGTGGTCGGCGCCGTCGTGTCCTTCGTGCTGGCGCACGTGGCCGCCGGGGTCGTGCGGGAGCTGCTCGCCGAGGAGGCAGGCGACACAGGTGACGGGGGCGAGGCAGAGGACCCGGACGGCGCGGGCGACCCACACGACGCCGGCGACCCGGACGACGCGGCCGGCTCCGGCCCGTCGACCGGTGGGCCCGGACGTGACACGCCCGTTGCGTCCCGTGGCCCTGCCGGCAACACGGCAGGCGCACCATAG
- a CDS encoding cold-shock protein, translated as MAQGVVKWFNAEKGFGFIAQDGGGPDVFVHYSAITTQGYRTLEENQRVEFEVTQGQKGPQAEQVRPV; from the coding sequence ATGGCTCAGGGTGTCGTGAAGTGGTTCAACGCCGAGAAGGGCTTCGGCTTCATCGCCCAGGACGGCGGCGGCCCGGACGTCTTCGTCCACTACTCGGCGATCACCACGCAGGGCTACCGCACGCTCGAGGAGAACCAGCGTGTGGAGTTCGAGGTCACGCAGGGCCAGAAGGGCCCGCAGGCCGAGCAGGTTCGCCCCGTCTGA
- a CDS encoding AI-2E family transporter, whose protein sequence is MSQPDATAREAVRTVDVEPRSLLLFCGVVAAVVVAVDVGRGVRGTLVQLMVALVLALALDRVVGAVQRRLRLGRGAAVALVVGVSATLTAGALVLLARAMVRQATQGSLDAGAVAADLEETPVVGELVRRYEVSERVQSWLGGLPERLDSGLGAIGGTVRLLLDAVTGAALTFLLVVLLLLEGPQLVAAAHRRLPPARRELASRLGSSLYVAIGRYAVGSLALAMLAGSAALAIGLALGVPLAVAAGLWALLWNFVPQLGGIVGGGALVVLAATRSVGTALVALALWLAYSQLENRLVQPVVIGRAVQLSPMTTMLGALGGAAVAGLVGAVLAVPLAAAAKVAYTELRPRSVPLP, encoded by the coding sequence GTGAGCCAGCCGGACGCGACGGCCCGGGAAGCCGTCCGCACCGTCGATGTCGAGCCGCGCTCGCTGCTGCTGTTCTGCGGCGTCGTGGCCGCCGTCGTCGTCGCGGTGGACGTGGGCCGCGGAGTGCGCGGCACCCTGGTGCAACTGATGGTCGCCCTGGTGCTGGCCCTCGCCCTCGACCGGGTCGTCGGCGCGGTCCAGCGCCGGCTGCGCCTCGGGCGCGGGGCCGCGGTGGCGCTCGTGGTCGGCGTGTCGGCGACGCTGACCGCGGGCGCGCTCGTGCTGCTCGCGCGGGCCATGGTCCGGCAGGCGACCCAGGGCAGCCTCGACGCGGGGGCCGTGGCCGCGGACCTGGAGGAGACGCCGGTCGTCGGCGAGCTGGTGCGCCGCTACGAGGTGTCCGAGCGGGTGCAGTCCTGGCTGGGCGGCCTGCCCGAGCGGCTCGACTCCGGCCTCGGTGCCATCGGCGGCACCGTGCGGCTGCTGCTCGACGCGGTCACCGGGGCGGCGCTCACCTTCCTGCTCGTGGTGCTCCTGCTCCTCGAGGGCCCGCAGCTGGTCGCGGCGGCCCACCGGCGGCTGCCGCCCGCGCGGCGCGAGCTGGCGTCCCGGCTGGGCTCGAGCCTCTACGTCGCCATCGGGCGCTATGCCGTGGGCTCGCTGGCGCTCGCGATGCTCGCGGGGTCGGCCGCCCTCGCGATCGGCCTCGCCCTCGGGGTGCCGCTCGCCGTCGCGGCCGGGCTGTGGGCGCTGCTGTGGAACTTCGTCCCCCAGCTCGGCGGGATCGTGGGCGGGGGAGCGCTCGTCGTGCTGGCCGCGACGCGCAGCGTGGGCACCGCGCTGGTGGCGCTCGCCCTGTGGCTGGCCTACTCCCAGCTGGAGAACCGCCTCGTGCAGCCCGTCGTCATCGGAAGGGCGGTCCAGCTCTCTCCGATGACGACGATGCTCGGCGCGCTCGGCGGGGCGGCCGTCGCGGGGCTCGTCGGCGCCGTCCTCGCGGTGCCGCTCGCCGCGGCGGCCAAGGTCGCCTACACCGAGCTCAGGCCGCGGAGCGTCCCGCTCCCATGA
- a CDS encoding coiled-coil domain-containing protein, with the protein MTDSAPQFAISRRGYEPAQVDSFVTQLQSRLEYAQSQAADLARTVDQLQQAAEAARAAGEPTTAPSSYEGLGARVQQILALAEEEAAQLRVEAAEDAQRQRELTEQAAQKQRTEAERYAGELRADADAQAARTLEESRRQADTIRDEADREAAARREEAEALYESQRARAAEAAADFETTLAERRRRAEAEFAERTAAAERQFAEAQERADQLRLESDKLRQDAERKAARAVEEAQRQAEEIVGDAKARAAQIRADSERELVAATQRRDSINAQLTNVRRMLATLGGAALPNPLGDASPEAPSADGQPDVVDLTALEAAGSAQEPEAANDQAGPTGATESAGVGVPPR; encoded by the coding sequence ATGACCGACAGCGCCCCCCAGTTCGCGATCTCCCGTCGGGGCTACGAGCCGGCCCAGGTCGACAGCTTCGTCACCCAGCTGCAGAGCCGGCTCGAGTACGCCCAGAGCCAGGCCGCGGACCTCGCCCGCACCGTCGACCAGCTCCAACAGGCGGCGGAGGCGGCGAGAGCGGCCGGCGAGCCGACGACGGCGCCGAGCAGCTACGAGGGGCTCGGCGCCCGGGTGCAGCAGATCCTCGCGCTCGCGGAGGAGGAGGCGGCCCAGCTGCGTGTGGAGGCCGCCGAGGACGCCCAGCGGCAGCGCGAGCTGACCGAGCAGGCTGCCCAGAAGCAGCGCACGGAGGCCGAGCGGTACGCCGGGGAGCTGCGCGCGGACGCCGACGCGCAGGCGGCGCGGACGCTGGAGGAGTCCCGGCGGCAGGCCGACACCATCCGCGACGAGGCCGACCGCGAGGCGGCGGCCCGCCGCGAGGAGGCCGAGGCCCTCTACGAGTCCCAGCGGGCCCGCGCGGCGGAGGCGGCAGCCGACTTCGAGACCACGTTGGCCGAGCGCCGGCGCCGCGCCGAGGCCGAGTTCGCGGAGCGGACCGCGGCGGCGGAGCGCCAGTTCGCCGAGGCGCAGGAGCGCGCGGACCAGCTGCGGCTCGAGTCGGACAAGCTGCGCCAGGACGCCGAGCGCAAGGCGGCGCGAGCGGTCGAGGAGGCCCAGCGGCAGGCCGAGGAGATCGTCGGCGACGCCAAGGCCCGGGCGGCGCAGATCCGCGCCGACTCCGAGCGCGAGCTGGTCGCCGCCACGCAACGTCGGGACAGCATCAACGCCCAGCTCACCAACGTGCGGCGCATGCTCGCGACCCTCGGTGGCGCCGCGCTGCCCAACCCGCTCGGGGACGCGTCGCCCGAGGCGCCGTCCGCGGATGGGCAGCCGGACGTGGTCGACCTGACCGCCCTGGAGGCGGCCGGCTCGGCGCAGGAACCCGAGGCGGCCAACGACCAGGCCGGGCCGACCGGCGCCACCGAGTCCGCCGGCGTGGGCGTGCCGCCGCGCTGA
- a CDS encoding NAD(P)-binding domain-containing protein, producing the protein MTTGAAREIDVVVVGAGQAGLSAAYFLQRLGVPAERGFVVLDADAAPGGAWQHRWESLRMRTVHRIADLPGLPFEQPGPDAVAAEALPAYFAAYEERFGLPVHRPVRVRAVQEGRDERLDVLGDSGSWSARAVVNATGTWTRPFWPYYPGRETFRGRQLHTADYRGPDELAGRRVVVVGGGASAVQLLAEVSLVARTTWVTRRPPVWRDAPFDEEAGRAAVALVEQAVRSGRPPASVVSVTGLVESPAVAEARARGALERLPMFDRILPEGVAWADGRSLPADVILWCTGFRAALDHLAPLRLRLPAGGIAMDGTRPVGEPRLHLVGYGPSASTIGAARAGRQAAREVVALLAGASRHAGPGDRLTLSGGAA; encoded by the coding sequence ATGACCACGGGAGCGGCCCGCGAGATCGACGTCGTCGTGGTGGGCGCGGGCCAGGCGGGCCTGTCCGCGGCGTACTTCCTGCAGCGGCTGGGGGTGCCGGCCGAGCGCGGGTTCGTCGTCCTCGACGCGGACGCGGCGCCCGGCGGGGCCTGGCAGCACCGCTGGGAGTCGCTGCGCATGCGGACCGTCCACCGCATCGCGGACCTGCCGGGCCTTCCGTTCGAGCAGCCCGGGCCCGACGCCGTCGCGGCCGAGGCGCTGCCGGCGTACTTCGCCGCCTACGAAGAGCGGTTCGGCCTGCCGGTGCACCGCCCGGTCCGGGTGCGCGCGGTCCAGGAGGGGCGGGACGAGCGGCTGGACGTGCTCGGCGACTCCGGATCCTGGTCCGCGCGCGCGGTCGTGAACGCGACCGGCACCTGGACCCGCCCGTTCTGGCCGTACTACCCCGGTCGCGAGACGTTCCGCGGCCGGCAGCTGCACACGGCGGACTACCGCGGGCCGGACGAGCTGGCCGGGCGGCGGGTGGTCGTCGTCGGCGGCGGGGCGTCCGCGGTGCAGCTGCTGGCCGAGGTGTCGCTGGTGGCGCGCACGACCTGGGTGACGCGGCGGCCCCCGGTGTGGCGGGACGCGCCCTTCGACGAGGAGGCCGGCCGGGCTGCGGTGGCCCTGGTCGAGCAGGCGGTCCGCTCCGGCCGCCCCCCGGCCAGCGTCGTCAGCGTCACCGGTCTGGTGGAGTCGCCGGCAGTCGCCGAGGCCCGGGCGCGCGGGGCGCTCGAGCGGCTGCCGATGTTCGACCGCATCCTCCCCGAGGGAGTCGCCTGGGCGGACGGGCGCTCCCTGCCGGCCGACGTGATCCTCTGGTGCACCGGCTTCCGCGCGGCCCTGGACCACCTGGCCCCGCTGCGGCTGCGCCTGCCCGCCGGTGGGATCGCGATGGACGGGACGCGGCCCGTGGGCGAGCCCCGGCTGCACCTGGTCGGGTACGGCCCGTCGGCCAGCACGATCGGCGCCGCCCGGGCCGGACGGCAGGCCGCACGGGAAGTGGTGGCGTTGCTCGCGGGCGCTTCGCGCCACGCCGGGCCGGGCGACCGGTTGACGCTCTCGGGGGGTGCCGCGTAG
- a CDS encoding CYTH domain-containing protein yields MGERRFLVPSVPDLTGRRATLLNTAYLPGAPGWTVVLCRAYELDDRGNPGPGRLTMDVRGPESAAKSLHYSGRLDPAAGAALFAAAPAKAFRSRYDLDDQWSLDVYHLENEGLAVAVGRFPPGTTVLRVPSWCGREVTADPAFSDLGIAERRAGAR; encoded by the coding sequence GTGGGCGAGCGCAGGTTCCTGGTCCCGAGCGTGCCCGACCTGACCGGCCGCCGGGCCACCCTGCTCAACACGGCGTACCTGCCCGGCGCGCCCGGCTGGACGGTGGTGCTCTGCCGGGCGTACGAGCTCGACGACCGGGGCAACCCCGGGCCCGGCCGGCTGACGATGGACGTGCGCGGCCCCGAGTCGGCCGCGAAGTCCCTGCACTACTCCGGCCGCCTCGACCCCGCCGCCGGCGCCGCCCTCTTCGCCGCGGCGCCCGCGAAGGCCTTTCGCAGCAGGTACGACCTGGACGACCAGTGGTCGCTCGACGTCTACCACCTGGAGAACGAGGGCCTGGCTGTCGCAGTCGGCCGCTTCCCGCCCGGAACGACGGTGCTGCGGGTGCCGTCCTGGTGCGGCCGCGAGGTCACCGCTGACCCGGCGTTCAGCGATCTCGGAATCGCCGAACGCCGGGCAGGCGCGCGCTGA